A genome region from Macrotis lagotis isolate mMagLag1 chromosome 4, bilby.v1.9.chrom.fasta, whole genome shotgun sequence includes the following:
- the RPS29 gene encoding small ribosomal subunit protein uS14 — protein sequence MGHQQLYWSHPRKFGQGSRSCRVCSNRHGLIRKYGLNMCRQCFRQYAKDIGFIKLD from the exons ATGGGTCACCAGCAGCTGTACTGGAGCCACCCTCGTAAATTCGGCCAGGGGTCTCGGTCGTG ccgCGTCTGTTCCAACCGCCACGGCCTGATCCGCAAGTATGGCCTGAACATGTGCCGCCAGTGCTTCCGGCAGTACGCCAAGGACATCGGCTTCATCAAG ttggaCTAA
- the FSCB gene encoding fibrous sheath CABYR-binding protein, with protein sequence MEESNGHDQSVSAGKQEIRKRRKPSQPMVDKSQQTEVIEKKKFMISLQQSSPKVFFSYGSIPESKSKHSSKDYDKIRLSSQLQQTWQVRKHGQEVSEKSQQTEEIKAGKKKVPLRKEGSLPSQFETEQSTHSSIKHDTTLKRQSRYSLMNRSQQTSCTGDWTLICRKMSDKQTGMSDMELLVFPDTISKQDTSSQPMEDIKESKITPRTSQRSSIASKTLSPPESVKSIKTLSPPESVKSISAHRSAEASRASKTSARKSSATGKTGNAKSISAQRSTEAPIGILSLQASAKTKASVQGSTRAPKASAQGMTEAASKTLSLQASAMANKTSAQGTTEAANKTLSLQASAMANKTSAQGTTEAANKTLSLQASAMANKTSAQGTTEAANKTLSLQASAMANKTSAQGTTEAANKTLSLQASAMANKTSAQGTTEAANKTLSLQASAMANKTSAQGTTEAANKTLSLQASAMASKTSAQGMTEAANKTLSLQASAMASKTSAQGTTEAANKTLSLQASAMASKTSAQGMTEAASKIHSPQASAKDSKTSSAQGNVIGSKSFSSQSHKASAIEPPEKSGSGRGLKRPKRVSIDTTPGLPHIKKSETLSKEEVVCEGQPPLADLESSAAKKELPPEEEGEVKASLYEESEPAPTDIELSPMEEGPLEKLEPLPADEETSPMEEASLEEEFPDEGEAAPVEEVPLEEEYPDEGEAAPVEEVPLEEEYPDEGEAAPVEEVPLEEEYPDEGETAPVEEAPLEESEPLPYEEEAAPVEEAPLEELEPLPYEEEAAPVEEAPLEESEPLPYEEEAAPVEEEAPPEESEPLPYEEEAAPVEEEAPPEESEPLPYEEEAAPVEEAPLEESEPLPYEEETAPVEEAPLEESEPLLDEGETAPVEEAPLEESEPLPYEEEAAPVEEAPLEESEPLLDEGETAPVKEAPLEESEPPLDEGESAPVEEALLEESEALDEREASPVEEAALEESEPAPDEGETSPVEEAPLEESEPPLEESEPPLDGGEASPVEEAPLEESEEPHDEETSPVEEAPFEESELPNDGDVSPGEEAPFEESELPPDDGEPSPEEETPLEEPETSPGPIENTPEEEGPLNESELEPSPMEETLEEQEDPLAEEMSPDLPPSPPVEQEDSTEIEVPSKEAESTPVEPEAPEALE encoded by the coding sequence ATGGAAGAAAGTAATGGACATGATCAATCTGTTTCAGCAGGGaagcaagaaataagaaaaagaaggaaacctTCTCAACCAATGGTAGACAAATCCCAGCAAACAGAGGtcattgagaaaaagaaattcatgataAGTTTACAACAATCTTCCCCAAAAGTTTTCTTTAGCTATGGTAGTATCCCTGAAAGCAAATCAAAACATTCTTCTAAAGATTATGATAAAATAAGATTATCTTCTCAGCTTCAACAAACTTGGCAGGTAAGAAAACATGGACAAGAAGTATCAGAGAAATCCCAGCAGacagaggaaattaaagctggaaaaaaaaaagttccattgaggaaggaaggaagtctgCCATCACAATTTGAGACTGAACAAAGTACTCATTCATCTATAAAGCATGACACTACCTTAAAGAGACAATCACGCTATTCTTTGATGAACAGATCTCAGCAGACAAGTTGCACTGGAGATTGGACTCTTATATGCAGAAAAATGTCAGACAAGCAGACTGGAATGAGTGACATGGAGCTATTAGTATTTCCCGATACTATTAGCAAACAGGATACATCATCCCAGCCAATGGAAGATATTAAGGAATCTAAAATAACACCAAGGACATCCCAAAGAAGTTCTATTGCTAGCAAAACTTTATCTCCCCCAGAAAGTGTCAAAAGCATCAAAACTTTATCTCCCCCAGAAAGTGTCAAAAGCATCTCTGCCCATCGAAGTGCTGAAGCTTCTAGGGCTAGCAAGACATCTGCCCGAAAAAGTTCTGCCACTGGCAAAACAGGAAATGCCAAAAGCATCTCTGCCCAGCGAAGTACTGAAGCTCCTATCGGAATTCTTTCTCTCCAGGCAAGTGCTAAGACTAAAGCCTCTGTCCAGGGAAGTACTAGGGCCCCCAAAGCATCTGCCCAGGGAATGACTGAAGCTGCTAGCAAAACTCTTTCTCTTCAGGCAAGTGCCATGGCCAACAAAACATCTGCCCAGGGAACGACTGAAGCTGCTAACAAAACTCTTTCTCTTCAGGCAAGTGCCATGGCCAACAAAACATCTGCCCAGGGAACGACTGAAGCTGCTAACAAAACTCTTTCTCTTCAGGCAAGTGCCATGGCCAACAAAACATCTGCCCAGGGAACGACTGAAGCTGCTAACAAAACTCTTTCTCTTCAGGCAAGTGCCATGGCCAACAAAACATCTGCCCAGGGAACGACTGAAGCTGCTAACAAAACTCTTTCTCTTCAGGCAAGTGCCATGGCCAACAAAACATCTGCCCAGGGAACGACTGAAGCTGCTAACAAAACTCTTTCTCTTCAGGCAAGTGCCATGGCCAACAAAACATCTGCCCAGGGAACGACTGAAGCTGCTAACAAAACTCTTTCTCTTCAGGCAAGTGCCATGGCCAGCAAAACATCTGCCCAGGGAATGACTGAAGCTGCTAACAAAACTCTTTCTCTTCAGGCAAGTGCCATGGCCAGCAAAACATCTGCCCAGGGAACGACTGAAGCTGCTAACAAAACTCTTTCTCTTCAGGCAAGTGCCATGGCCAGCAAAACATCTGCCCAGGGAATGACTGAAGCTGCTAGCAAAATTCATTCTCCTCAGGCAAGTGCTAAGGACAGTAAAACATCCTCAGCCCAGGGAAATGTTATTGGTAGCAAAAGTTTCTcttcccaaagtcacaaagcctCAGCTATTGAACCCCCTGAAAAATCTGGCTCTGGGAGAGGGCTGAAAAGACCCAAAAGGGTTTCAATAGATACTACCCCTGGATTACCACACATTAAAAAAAGTGAGACTCTTTCTAAAGAAGAGGTAGTTTGTGAAGGACAGCCTCCTCTTGCTGACCTTGAATCTTCTGCTGCTAAAAAAGAATTACCTCCAGAGGAAGAAGGTGAAGTAAAGGCATCTCTCTATGAGGAATCAGAGCCTGCTCCCACTGACATAGAACTTTCTCCCATGGAAGAAGGCCCACTTGAGAAACTAGAACCTCTTCCTGCTGATGAAGAAACTTCTCCCATGGAAGAAGCTTCCCTTGAAGAAGAGTTTCCTGATGAAGGAGAGGCTGCTCCTGTTGAAGAAGTTCCTCTTGAAGAAGAGTATCCTGATGAAGGAGAGGCTGCTCCTGTTGAAGAAGTTCCTCTTGAAGAAGAGTATCCTGATGAAGGAGAGGCTGCTCCTGTTGAAGAAGTTCCTCTTGAAGAAGAGTATCCTGATGAAGGAGAGACTGCCCCTGTGGAAGAAGCTCCTCTTGAGGAATCGGAGCCTCTTCCTTATGAAGAAGAGGCTGCCCCTGTGGAAGAAGCTCCTCTTGAGGAATTGGAACCTCTTCCTTATGAAGAAGAGGCTGCCCCTGTGGAAGAAGCTCCTCTTGAGGAATCGGAACCTCTTCCTTATGAAGAAGAGGCTGCCCCTGTGGAAGAAGAAGCTCCTCCTGAAGAATCGGAGCCTCTTCCTTATGAAGAAGAGGCTGCCCCTGTGGAAGAAGAAGCTCCTCCTGAAGAATCAGAGCCTCTTCCTTATGAAGAAGAGGCTGCCCCTGTGGAAGAAGCTCCTCTGGAGGAATCAGAGCCTCTTCCTTATGAAGAAGAGACTGCCCCTGTGGAAGAAGCTCCTCTGGAGGAATCAGAGCCTCTTCTTGATGAAGGAGAGACTGCCCCTGTGGAAGAAGCTCCTCTGGAGGAATCAGAGCCTCTTCCTTATGAAGAAGAGGCTGCCCCTGTGGAAGAAGCTCCTCTGGAGGAATCAGAGCCTCTTCTTGATGAAGGAGAGACTGCCCCTGTGAAAGAAGCTCCTTTGGAGGAATCGGAACCTCCACTTGACGAAGGAGAGTCTGCCCCTGTGGAAGAAGCTCTTCTTGAGGAATCAGAAGCTCTTGATGAAAGAGAGGCTTCCCCTGTGGAAGAAGCTGCTCTGGAGGAATCAGAACCTGCTCCTGATGAAGGAGAGACTTCACCTGTGGAAGAAGCTCCTCTTGAGGAATCAGAGCCTCCTCTTGAGGAATCAGAACCTCCTCTTGATGGAGGAGAGGCTTCCCCTGTGGAAGAAGCTCCTCTTGAGGAATCAGAGGAACCTCATGATGAAGAGACTTCCCCTGTAGAAGAAGCTCCTTTTGAAGAATCAGAGCTTCCTAATGATGGAGATGTTTCCCCTGGGGAAGAAGCTCCTTTTGAAGAATCAGAGCTTCCTCCTGATGACGGAGAGCCTTCCCCTGAGGAAGAAACTCCTCTTGAAGAACCAGAGACTTCCCCTGGTCCCATAGAAAATACTCCTGAGGAAGAAGGTCCTCTAAATGAATCTGAACTTGAGCCTTCTCCCATGGAAGAAACTCTGGAAGAGCAAGAGGACCCCCTTGCGGAAGAAATGTCTCCTGATTTACCTCCTTCTCCTCCTGTGGAACAAGAGGATTCTACCGAAATAGAGGTTCCTTCAAAAGAAGCAGAGTCTACTCCTGTGGAACCAGAAGCTCCTGAAGCACTTGAGTAA